The proteins below are encoded in one region of Nitrospirota bacterium:
- a CDS encoding bifunctional riboflavin kinase/FAD synthetase, with protein sequence MNIIRDLTAIPHGLVRSVVTIGNFDGVHLGHQELLNRVIKLSKEIAGTSVVVTFEPHPLQVLRPEKAPKRLTSLQEKLDIFQSLGIDAVVCLNFTKEFAKQTAEEFIEEILYEKLDAKVIFVGDNYKFGKDRAGDIELLKNRGEIFNFVVYVMEQVEENGRRISSSRIREHLSKGEVDEAAGLLGRYYSIEGVVTPGHHRGMGLGYPTANIYTVDETLPMNGIYAVSVLHGAEKLNGACYIGKQPTFAGDKIAVEVHLFDFAGILYHEHLKVQFVKLIRGEKKFDDRESLIRQIKDDVEKAKEILK encoded by the coding sequence TTGAACATAATCAGGGATCTTACAGCAATACCACATGGTCTTGTCAGATCAGTAGTCACTATCGGTAATTTTGATGGTGTCCACCTCGGGCATCAGGAATTACTGAACAGGGTAATAAAATTATCAAAAGAAATTGCCGGGACGAGTGTTGTAGTAACATTCGAACCTCATCCGCTTCAGGTATTAAGACCTGAAAAGGCACCTAAACGCCTGACATCACTCCAGGAAAAATTAGACATTTTCCAGTCACTTGGAATTGATGCAGTAGTCTGCCTGAATTTTACAAAGGAGTTTGCAAAACAGACAGCAGAGGAGTTCATTGAAGAAATACTATATGAAAAACTTGATGCTAAAGTCATTTTTGTGGGTGATAACTATAAGTTCGGAAAAGACAGGGCAGGAGACATAGAATTACTGAAAAACAGGGGGGAAATCTTTAATTTTGTTGTTTACGTGATGGAACAGGTTGAGGAGAATGGCCGCAGGATAAGCAGTTCAAGGATAAGAGAACATTTAAGCAAAGGGGAAGTTGATGAGGCCGCCGGATTACTGGGCCGTTATTATTCAATAGAAGGGGTTGTCACCCCTGGCCATCACAGGGGTATGGGACTTGGTTATCCCACTGCAAATATATATACAGTAGATGAAACCCTTCCGATGAACGGGATATATGCTGTAAGTGTTTTACATGGAGCTGAGAAACTGAATGGCGCTTGCTATATCGGTAAACAGCCGACATTTGCAGGTGATAAGATTGCTGTTGAGGTACACCTGTTTGATTTTGCCGGCATACTTTATCATGAACACCTGAAGGTACAGTTTGTAAAACTTATCAGAGGAGAGAAGAAATTCGATGACCGAGAATCCCTAATTAGGCAGATTAAGGATGACGTAGAGAAGGCGAAGGAGATTTTAAAATAG